Part of the Ignavibacteriales bacterium genome is shown below.
ACTTTATCAGGGTTAAACTTTTTTGTTTGATCGGGTAGAAATATTTCATCTTCATATTTATTGTCTTCCCACACCATTGGTTTGCGGCAGCAGGGATCATTAGCGCCCCACATACCAGCTTCGTCTCCATAATAAATCATAGGCGCACCAAGATAAGTCATCTGAAAAATCGCCATCAGCTTTTGAATTTGGATTTCATCTCCATTCGGTTTTCTTGTATTGTATTTTGTATTTTCCGCTTTCGATTTTTGGAAGAAGTCCGGCCAGTTGCTGTAAGAAGCTAAATCCCGGTTTACAATATGGGAAAGTAATCTGTTTGTATCGTGGCTATCGAATAAATTCTGCTGAACAAATGAAACTCCTGTAATAAATGATTCGCGCAATTCTTTCAACTTCTTATCAAACTCAGAGGTTTTCAATCTATTATTTTCATCAATAAAATATTCGGAAGAAATAAAAGCGAAGTTATAATTCATAACTGCATCAAACTCGTCTCCTTCAAGATATGGTTGGATTGCTTTTATCGAATCTATAACCTCGGCAGTTAAGTATGCTTCCGGATTTATCGACTTAACAACTTTCCGCCAGTCTTTCCAGAATGCGTGCTTCACACAGAACGCTACATCAAGGCGCCAGCCATCTATACCTACTAAAGTGTTTCCATTGCCAGCCGGATCCATCCATCTTTTTGTTGCAGCAAAAATATATTCTCTGGGACCCTTTACAATTCCGTTTTCATCTTCTCTTAATTCTGGAAGATCTTTTACTCCAAACCAGCCTTCATAATCAAATTTTTCTCCTTTGGCTGGATTATTCCAGGACTTGATTGTGAACCAATCCTTGAATCGTGACTTTTGTTGATTCTTCAAAACATCCTTAAATGCAAAAGAGTTAATCCCCATATGATTAAAAACGCCATCGAATATTATTCTCATTCCTCTTTTATGAATTTCTTCAATTAACTTTAAAACAAGTTTATCTGCCTGGGTCCAATTCCACGTTGATGGATCGTCGGGGATTTCTGAAGCAATTAACTTTCTATCACCATCCGGATCTGGACCAAAATTTGGATCGACGTGGTGATAAGTTGCGCCATCATATTTATGAAGAGAGGGAGCTTCAAAAACAGGATTGAGATAAATGGCGTTTACACCAAGCTCCTGTAGATAATCAAGTTTGTCTATTATTCCTTTAATATCTCCGCCGTATCGTCTTCGCTGGATGTTGTACCAAACATTCTTTCCGTTTTGCTTTTCCCAGGGTTGAAGCTCATACCAATCCGATGTCCACGGGCTGATTTGCCATGGTGAAGTTGTATCGTGAGGCCAGCATCCGCGAATGTTTTCAAATATTGGATCATTTGATGGATCACCATTCCTAAATCTTTCCGGAAAGATTTGATACCAGACTGCTTTCTTTGCCCACAGCGGAACAAATTCTTCTGTGTTTTTTAATTGATCAGGATTCATTTGAACATCCTTTGTAAATTGAGACAAAAGATTTGATGAAAGAAAAATTAATATTATTAAATAGGATAGAAATATTTGATAAATCATATTATTATTTGTTTTCTGAAAATATAATTATAATGATTCTAAGATGGTAGGATTTGTTTGGTGATTTGGATGAAGATAAATTTAAAATAAGAAAATGATGGAATGGTGAATATAGATTTCATTCACCATTCAGCAAAAGGTTACCAGCTAATTCAACCCGCACATTCCAGTAGAACAACCGCCGGATGGTAAACCACAATTTCCGCTTGCACAGCTATCATTATAGGAAGATCCTGAAGATTCATTCATTGATGCGCTGAAAGTAGATAAAAGTTTTTTTGCATTGGCTGAGCTGCATTTTGGACAAGATACTTCCGATAAATTAGCACTGGATTTATGGAGTACTTCGTATTTTGTATTGCAGTCATTACATTTATATTCGAAAATAGGCATACAATTCTCCAATTTTTTTAATTTATATTGTTATGTGATGAATCGTTTTGCGAATGGTTTCAGCAAAACAAGAAAAATATAATCGGCAATTCCAAAAGTTTTAAATGACAACTATTGTAGAGTAAATCAATTTATGATTGAAATATTGTTAACTATTCTTTCAGACCAAGAAAAGAAATCAGCCGGTTATGAGCTTCGTCCGGAAGATTAACATTATATTTTTTATAAAAGTCGATTGTCGTTTCAACACTTTTGAAATAACTCTGGCAGGCAGAACAGCTATCAAGATGGTTTTTAATTGCAACGCATCTTGGAGAATTTAGCTGTTCGCCGAGATTATCACAAATGTGACTCATCACTTCTTTACAAGTTATATTATTTTCCATATTGCATTGTTTTGTTTAGTTCGTTTCTTAAAAAGGCTCTTGCTCTGTGTAACCGAGATTTTACAGCAGGCACAGAAAGCCCCACAATTTTACCAGTTTCCTCAGTGGATAATCCCTCAACATCCCTAAGCATAAAAACAATTCTATAATCAGCGGGCAATTTTTCAATCGCACCATCCAGTAAATTTTTTAGCTCGTTGTTATCAGTAATTCGTTCTGGAGAAATATTCCAATCTGTAATACTGCTTTCATCAATTAAAGCGTCATCGTCATCAAACGATGCAAACATTTCTCTTTTACTTGCTCTCGCAAGCATCAGGCAGTGGTTGGAAACTATTGTGTAAAGCCAGGTTGATAACTTCGATTTACCATCAAATTGATTAAGATTTTTTACCATACTCAGAAATGTTTCCTGCATGGTATGTTCGGCTTTATCTTTATTCCTGCAAATCTTAAAAGCAAAGTTGAATATCGTCTGCTCGTAATTTTTTACAAGTTCTGTCAGCGCTTTTCTATCGCCGTTCTTTGCCTGATTTATTAATTCACTTTCTTCCATTTTATGTGATGCTCTTTCTTTATTAAAGATTCGTCCTTTATTTTATGTCTAAGGGTTTTACTTGGTGGTACAATACCGACATTTATTTTTTATTTAATTTCCAGGCTTTTCCATAAATACCAACTTGCCACCGAACTAAAAGGACTCCAATTGTTTTCTTTAGAAATTTTTATGATCCTCTTTTCATCGGGCAATTTCTTTAGATTGTAAATTAACATAATTGCACGCTTTAATCCAAGATCACCAGTGGGTAAAACATCTGATCTTCCTAAAGTAAAAATAAGAAACATGTGTACTGTCCAGGTTCCAATCCCTTTTACTTTTATTAGCTCGTTTGTAATCTCTTCATTTGATTTGATCTGTATTTTTCTAAAACTTATTTCTTTACTAATAATTTTTTCAGACAGATCTTTTACAAACTTTACCTTAGAATTTGATAAACCAAGAGCACGAATATCAGTATGTTCGGCATCTAAAATTTTCTTTGGTTTAGGATCCTGGTTAAAGTAATCCATAAATCGCCTGTAAATTGAGTCCGCCGCTTTAAGTGATAATTGTTGTTGAATGATTGAACCCAACAAAGAAATGTAATAATCATTATGCGGCTGCAAATTGCATTTACCAATCTTTTTTATTAAAGTTGAGAGGCGTTTATCGTTCCTTGAAAGATGAACAATTCCTTTTTCAATTTCTTGCTTTGTCATAGTAAAAATCGCGTATTAAAAATCAATTAAAAATTTATGCTCGCACAAACACTAAAAAATATAAAAGAAAATAAGTTATTCAAAAATATAAAAGAAGAAGAATTTAATCTTCATTTAAGTCCGGATAATTTGCTTTATAAGTTACGAGGTGATGTAATTTATAGAGAGGGCGATGTTGCGGAAAACATTTTCCTTATTATTAATGGTGAGGCAAGGATAGTTAAAGAGCGGCTACTTGGAATGGCGAAAAGGGTTATTAGAAGTGAAAACGATTTTTTAGGCGAGGAAGATTTTTTGGAAAATATGCCGCGTAGCTCCACCGCATTTGCACTTAAAGATTGCAAACTTGTTGTTCTTGAAAGAGCCGAGATTGATTTTTTGATTAGCGATAACGAAAAAATTCTTGAAAACCTTAAAAGAGAGTCAGATGAAATTATTGATTTAGTAAAACCGGCTTCATCAAATGAATTAAAAGAAGCAGAATTAAAACAAAAAGAACTTGAAAAGGATATTAACGGTACTGATTTTATAAAGGAAAAAGATTTTGATTTTAATAAAATGGAAGCGCCGGTAATTGAAAACGAGGGAAGCGTTGAGCAAAAACCGGTACACATTGAATTGGGAACTAATGCTGAAGCTATTTCTAAGGAAGAAGCTGAACCGGTTGACAAGATAGAATCAAAACAGCTTTCGGACGAACAACTGCATTTAATTATTCGCGCAGCACAATCGGTAAATAGTAACATAAAACTTGAGGATGTTCTTAAGTCCATTTTAGACTCCGCGCAGCGCCTAACACATGCAGAAAGAGGAACTCTTTATTTGGTTGATAGAGCGAAGGAAGAAATATGGTCGAAGGTTTTGGATGGTGATAATATTACCGAAGTTAGATTAAGAATTGGAGAGGGAATTGCCGGATGGGTTGCACAAAATAAAGAAGTAGTTAACATTGGTGATGTTAAGAACGATGCAAGGTTTAACCAGGATTATGATAAAACAAGCGGCTTTCAAACTAGAAATATGTTGTGCTTTCCTATCAAAAATAAATCTGATGAAGTTGTTGGAGTTCTTCAATTATTAAACTGCAAGTATGGCGAATTTACAAAATTTGATGAACGGTATTTAGAAATGCTTTCTGTTCACGCCGCGCTTGCATTGGAAAATGCTGAACTTGTTGAAAAACTTTTACAGACAGAAAGAATAAGCTCGCTTGGTAAAATGGCTAACTTTCTTATCCAGGATATTAAGAAACCGATTCTTGTTAGCAAACGATATGCTGAGCATATGAAATCAAAAAATCCTCCGCCTGAGTATAGCCAGGTTTTAGATATGATGTTGGAACAGTTGAATCATGTAGCCGATCTTGTCCAAACAACTTCAAGTTACTCTGAAGGAAATTCAATTGTTCAATCAATAACTTACAAATTAAATGAAACATTAAATGAAATTCTTGCAAAGCAGGAATCTATTGTACGGATTAGGAACTGCGCGATTGTTAAAAGTTTTGATAATGATACTACTGTAAAAATAGACAAGAAAGAATTTTCAATTGCATGTATGCACATCATCAGAAATGCCTGCGATGCAATGCCGGATGGAGGAAAAATTCTTGTTACAACAAAAATAGTAAAGAGCTACGTTGAAATTTCCTTTAAAGATAATGGCTTGGGAATTCCGGACAGCATTAAAGAAAAAATATTCGATCCATTTATGTCTCATGGAAAGAAAGAGGGAACCGGGCTCGGCTTATCAATTACCCGCAGCATTATTGAAAACCACAACGGCAAGATTGATGTTGAAAGCGATCTTGGCGAAGGAGCAACTTTTATTATTACACTTCCAACATTTTAGTAAATATGGTTGCTGATTAAGTGAAACAAATTCATTTTTCATTCAACCATTAATTTTTATTGTTATGCAAAAGTATAACCTGATCACTATCCTTGGTGCAACTGCTGTGGGTAAAACCTTTCTTGCCTCGCAGCTTGCCAAAGTATTTAATGGGGAAATTATATCTGCGGATTCCCGCCAGGTTTATAGAGGAATGGATATAGGCACTGGAAAAGATTTGCAGGATTATGTGGTTGATGATTTTCATGTTCCATTTCATTTAATTGATGTTGCTGAACCAACAGAAGAGTATAATCTTTTTCAATTCGTAAAGGATTTTACTGCTGCATTTCAAATAATAAAATCGCACAACAAAATTCCATTTCTTGTTGGAGGCACCGGTCTTTATCTTGACGCTGTTCTTAAAAATTATTTGCTAAAAGAATCGTTACCAGATAAAGATTACCAGGATTATCTTCGTACTTATTCTCTGGAAGAGCTTCAGAATAAATTATTGAAACTTAATCCGGCACTACATAATACCACAGATTTGTTAGACAAAGAAAGAGTAATAAGGGCAATTGAAATTGCAGTAAATGCAAGCAAGGAAATTGAAAAGCCGGAAATAAATTCGATTGTTATTGGTGTTAGGTTAGAGCGCACTGCTGTTAAGGAAAGAATTACAACCAGGCTTAAGATCCGCCTTGACTCCGGTATGATTGAAGAAGTTGCCCGCCTTGTTGAAAACGGATTGAGTTATGATAAATTAAGTTTCTTTGGTTTGGAGTATAGATATATTGGATTGTACCTGCAAGGCAAGTTGAGTTTTAATGACATGTTCCAAAAATTAAATAGTTCGATTCAAAGTTTTTCAAAAAGGCAAGGAACCTGGTTTAGAAAAATAGAGAGGGAAGGAATTTTTATTAATTGGATTGATGGTGCCGATTTTGAAAAAGCAGCCAGGATTATCAAAGAAAAATATTTTTTGGAATTTTTTTAATTCACGCCAGTGCATTAACAGAATCATTCATCAACATATCAAACCACGCATTAAATTATCAACAATTAAACAATGCAGCAATTAAACAATAGCAATCTAAAAACAAATTTACCGTCAGAAGTAGAGCGGTACTTAAATAAATACTCACTCACAACCTGGCAAATGGAAGGCTGTGCGCTTGATAATATTAATTGCATTGTTGTAATTCCTGCAATTGCAGAATACGAAAACATTCGTACGCTTATTTCTTCACTTGCTGAAAATGAAAATTTTTTTTTGAAGAAACATTAATTCTTTTTGTCATAAATAATCTTCAATCTTCTTCTGAAGAAGTTAAAAGTGATAATTGGAAATCGATTCAGCTTCTTAAAGAGGTTCTGCTTGGTAAAGCAAAGGATGAGTTAGAAAAAAAAGTATTTGCAGCTAAACTAAAAATTGGTTTTATAGATGCTTCTTCAAAAGGAAAGGAACTTCCGGAAAAGGATGGCGGAGTTGGGCTTGCAAGAAAGATTGGGTTGGATTTATCTCTTAAAGTATTTAATTACAATTCTTCCAGAAAAAAAATTCTTGTTTGTCTTGATGCAGATTGCACTGTTGATAAAAATTATCTTACTGAAATTCATCAGTCATTCAAACAAAAAAATATTTCAACCGCATATGTAAACTTTAATCATCCATTAAAAGGGAACGCAGAAGATAACCTTGCAATTATCTGTTATGAAATTTTTCTCCGGTATTATGTTCTTGGTTTGCAACTTGCAAACTCGCATTTTGCTTTCCATACTGTTGGTTCAACCATGGTTTGTGATTATTTAAGCTACATAAAAGTTGAGGGAATGAACAAGCAAAAAGCCGCAGAAGATTTTTATTTTATGGAAAAACTTGCAAAGAATTATAAAATAGAAAAGATAGAAACTACAAATATTTATCCTTCAGCAAGACCATCGTGGCGGGTTCCATTTGGAACCGGGCAGCGGATTAGCCGGTTTCTATCTAACGCGCAGAATGAATACTTGCTTTACTCGCCGGAAGCATTCATCATCTTAAAAAAATGGTTAGAGATTTTTAATAACTCATCAATCAAATCATCAATGGAATATTTGGAAGAAGCCCGGGATATTCATCAATCACTTTATGATTTTTTAATTGAACAGAAGTTCGACTCAAATTGGGAAAAAATCAGGAATAATTATAAAAATTCAGAGACACTTCAAAAGCAAAAAATTTTTTGGTTTGATGGATTCAAAACCTTGAAGTTAATTCACTATCTGCGGGACGCAGCCTTTCCATTAGTTCCAATGTTTACAGCAATTGATGAGTTGTTGAAATTATATGATTCTTCCAAGGTTATCGGCTGGGGTGATTCCAAGATTCCACCGATTGATATTCAAAAAAAATATTTGGAAGCATTAAGGATTGTGGCTTAAAAAACAATCGCCAAATTTTTCCATAACCAGAGCCTTAGCTTATTACTTAGTTTTTCTTTTTTCACTTTGCTATATTTACACTCCAATTTATAAGGATATTAATGGCGCTAATAGACAAATTAAGATTGATAAAAGAAAGGTACGACAGAGTTATTAATCAACTTGAAGACCCGAACAATTTAAGTAACCAGGAAAAGCTAATCTCTTTAAGTAGAGAAAGAAGCGAACTTCTTACCATAGTTGATGCATATAATAAATACAATGAAGTTCTCAAAAACATCGATGGCAATAAAGAAATAATTGAAAGCGAAACCGACAAAGAACTTGTGGATTTTGCCGATGCCGAACTGACGGAATTAAAAAAAAGGAAAGAAGAACTTGAAGATGAAATTAAAGTAATCTTAATTCCGAAAGATCCAAACGATAATAAAGATGTGATTGTAGAAATCCGTGCGGGGACAGGCGGGGATGAAGCTGGATTGTTTGCTGCCGATTTGTACAGAATGTACTCCCGATTTTCTGAAATGAAAGGATGGAAGAAAGAAGTAATTGATATTAATGAATCGGGTTTAGGCGGATTAAAAGAAGTTGTTTTCTCTTTAAATGGGCAGGGAGTTTACGGCGATTTGAAATTTGAAAATGGTGTTCATCGCGTGCAGAGAGTACCTTTGACAGAAACACAGGGTAGAGTTCACACTTCTGCGGCTTCTGTTGTAGTTATGCCGGAGGTTGAAGAAGTTCAGATAGATATCGATATGAACGAATTACGAATTGATGTTTACAGAAGCGGTGGCGCTGGTGGACAGAATGTAAATAAAGTTGAAACTGCAATTAGAATAACTCACATTCCAACCGGAATAGTTGTTCAATGCCAGGATGAAAGATCGCAGTTAAAAAACAGGCAGAAGGCGATGAAGGTTTTACGAGCACGACTTTATGATGCAAAGCAAAAAGAAAGAACAGATGAAATTGCCGCTACCAGAAAATCAATTGTAAGAAGCGGCGACAGAAGTGATAAAATTAGAACGTACAACTTTCCGCAAAACAGAGTTACAGATCACCGGATTGGTTTAACTCTTTATAACCTTTCCAACATCATGGAAGGTGATGTAAAGGATTTAATCGAAGCGCTAAAAATGGCTGATAGAGCAGAGAAGCTAAACAGCAGTGTCGAAGCATAATCTTAAACTTCTCTTGCTTTGTGCTTGTAACAACCAATCCAAAATCCCACGAGTTGGTACAAACAAAAATGGACTAGCATCAATAAAATTCTATTTCTTTATAATAAAAACAAAAATTATATTAATATTGAAAATAGTATTGCCATCCTGAAATTCCCGGGTGGCTTTTCTATAAGCCAAAATTTCAAAGAGGTTTTAAATGATTAGCTTTAGAAAATTAATGTTCGCATTATTCTTCCTGGTTTTTCTTTGTGGAAATTTTTATAGTCAGAACCTAAGAGTTATTCAAAATGGAAACAGATATTATTTATCAAATAAAGTAATTGTAAAATTAAAAACAGCGGCGGTAGACAATTTAAATAAAAGCATTTCACTTTCTTCTTCGCTTTCCAGTAAATTAATCTTATATAAAGTTCAGAAAGTAAGTAAGACTTTCTTAATCAATTCGTCTTCCTCAAACTCATTAAATAATATTGTAACAATAGAATATTCATCAGAAGTTGATCCGATGATTGTTGCTGCAAAAGTCCGCAGTCTTGAAGGAGTGCTTTGGGCAGAGCCGCATTATGTTTATAAAATCAATTTTGTTCCAAATGATCCATCATATTCATTACAATGGAGTTTATCAAAAATAAAAGCTCAGGAAGCCTGGGATATTTCAAAAGGAGATACTTCGGTTATTATTGCGATTGTAGATACGGGCATAGATTGGGATCATCCGGATTTAGCAGCCAACATCTGGATCAACAGAAATGAAAATCCGAATAACGGAGTAGATGATGACCACAATGGTTTTGTTGATGATTACAGAGGCTGGGATTTTGGTGGACTGAGCGGTTCGCCGGATAATAATCCAATGGAAGACCGTCCGGACCACGGAACACATGTTGCCGGTATTGCTTCGGCGGTTACAGATAATAGTGTAGGTGTTGCATCCATCGGAAGTAAGTGTAAATTGATGGCTGTAAAAACTTCACAAGATAATTACCGGGATGGAAATGGCAATCCTTATATAGCGTACGGGTACGAAGGAATTGTTTATGCTGCCGATAATGGAGCTAAAGTAATAAATTGTAGTTGGGGTGGGTCGGGATTTTCTATGCTATCGCAGGCGGTTATAAATTACACTTTATCTAAAGGGGCGCTTGTAGTTGCTGGCTCTGGTAATAATGGTGTTTCTGAAACAGAGTTTCCCGCAGGTTATGATGGAGTACTTTCAGTTGCTTCAACTGGAACGAGCGATATAAAATCTTCATTTTCAAACTATGGCTATACTGTGGACGTTTGCGCACCCGGAGAAAGTATTTATTCTACCTGGATGAATGATGGCTATGCTTACTTGCAGGGTACGTCAATGTCTTCGCCATGTGCTGCCGGCTTAGCCGGATTGGTATTCTCCCAGTTTCCTAATCTTTCTCCAATGCAAGTCGGGGAACAAATACGTGTTAATTGTGATAACATCGATAATATAAATTCTTCATTTGCAAAGCAGCTTGGTGGTGGAAGAATAAATGCTTTCAAAGCGTTAAGTAATACAAATTCAATTTCTGTCCGGGCATACAGTATTCAATATACTGATTTGACTACCGGCGGAGATGGTAATGGAATTTTTAAACCGGGAGAAGAAGTTCAGATTAATGTTAAATTCAGAAATATTTTAAATGCTACTTCAAACCTTGTAATTAATCTGCAAAGTCTTTCTAATTTTGCCACTGTTGAAAATCCAGATTACAACGCAGGAACAATTAGTTCGCAAGATTCATTAACAGTAGCATTCAAATTTATTATAAACCAAAATGTACCGTACGATTATGTTCAATCATTCTTAATTAATTACAATGATGGCTCTTATTCAGACTTCCAGGGGCTGAATGTAACTGTAAATCCAACTTATCTAACTCAAGGTGGGAATGAAATTGAAATGACGGTTACAAGCAAGGGTAATCTTGGATTTAATGATTATGCAGATAATCAACAGGGAAATGGATTTAAATATAAAAACGGGAGCAACCTTTTGTTTGAAGGAGCCTTGATGTATGGAACGACAGCAACGAATGTTAATAACGTTGCGAGAAGTTCAGACGCTGGAGTTCAAAGCAAAGACTTTTCAATAGTACAACCTTTTACTCTGTACATTCCGGGCGCAATTGCTGACCAGGAAGGACTAACAATTTTTAATGATAATTCTTCTCTTAAAAAACTTGGGATTACAACAAAATTACACACGTATTCTTTCGCCAGTACACCCTTGGAAAAATCTATTATCCTTCATTATCGATTTACCAATAAAGGCAGGACAAGCATATCTAATCTTTATACTGGTTTATATTTCGATTGGGATTTATATGGTGGTTCCACTGATGAAACAAATTATGACTCCGTGAATAATTTTGGATACGTACATCCTACCGGCGGACAACCGGAGACTTATGTGGGTTGTGCATTAATCTCCTCTGCAAATTATGGATATTATGCGATACGCAATGAGGGTGGAGATGGTGGCTTTGGTGTATATGATGGATTTACTGATTCAGAAAAATGGGAAGCACTTTCCAGCGGTGTTTTTAAAAAGCAAGCCGGTCCCAGTGATATATCGATGGTTGTTTCTTCAGGACCATACTCATTAACAGTTGGCGATTCCGTTGATGTTGCATTTGCGATTTCTGCGGGGGATAATCTGGCAGACGTTCAGAATTCAATTAATGCAAGCCGTACAAAGTTTTCTCAAATTATAACTGATGTAGAAAATAAAGTTGTTAAGGAGTCTTTGGAATTTAGATTGGAACAGAATTATCCGAATCCATTCAACCCAGTTACAATTATAAATTACGAATTAGGAATTACTGGTAAAGTAACATTAAAAGTATATGATGTTCTTGGTAATGAAGTAGCAACACTTGTAAACGAGGAAAAGTCAGCAGGTAAATACCAAGTTGAATTTAATGCAGCGAATCTGCCAAACGGTAAATCAGCATTTTCAAGCGGAGTTTATTTCTATAAATTGCAATCGGCAGGATTTACAACCACAAAGAAATTTATTTTATTGAAGTGAGTGTTCTTAAATCAAAAATTAAATTTTGGCTGATGAATATGATTTATCAGCCATTATTTAAAGAGCACAATTTATGACACCCAAAAGCTTCATTCAAGTTTAACCGCGAGTTTCAAACCGATAAGGCTATAGAAGGACAAATTCATTGTTACAAAAAAGAAGATGATCAATCAGTACAGCAGTTTTTAACTATTTCTGGCAATGAATGAAGATGATATTGGAAAAATATAAGGTGATATATCTGATTACCTTTCTGCTTAAGCTATTCATATAATCCATAGCAAATCTTTAAGTCCATTTCATGTAGATGTTTTGTGTTATTTTCAAAAATATATTTTTTAAATAAATTTTTTGTTTCAAAAAAAAGTTATATCTTTCTTTCAGTTTAAATCTATATAAAATAAAAAACCCGAAGTAATAGCATACTTCGGGTAAAACAATAAATCCCAAAAATCTAACAGTCGGCTTGATGTTGGGACTCTTAATAACACAAGGTTCAACTTAAACCTTCCAAGAGAAAAAGTCAAGCCATTTGTATCATTCCTTTAATAAGGAGGACGCTAATGTCTTCAAAAAAAGGAAAACCT
Proteins encoded:
- a CDS encoding S8 family serine peptidase, encoding MISFRKLMFALFFLVFLCGNFYSQNLRVIQNGNRYYLSNKVIVKLKTAAVDNLNKSISLSSSLSSKLILYKVQKVSKTFLINSSSSNSLNNIVTIEYSSEVDPMIVAAKVRSLEGVLWAEPHYVYKINFVPNDPSYSLQWSLSKIKAQEAWDISKGDTSVIIAIVDTGIDWDHPDLAANIWINRNENPNNGVDDDHNGFVDDYRGWDFGGLSGSPDNNPMEDRPDHGTHVAGIASAVTDNSVGVASIGSKCKLMAVKTSQDNYRDGNGNPYIAYGYEGIVYAADNGAKVINCSWGGSGFSMLSQAVINYTLSKGALVVAGSGNNGVSETEFPAGYDGVLSVASTGTSDIKSSFSNYGYTVDVCAPGESIYSTWMNDGYAYLQGTSMSSPCAAGLAGLVFSQFPNLSPMQVGEQIRVNCDNIDNINSSFAKQLGGGRINAFKALSNTNSISVRAYSIQYTDLTTGGDGNGIFKPGEEVQINVKFRNILNATSNLVINLQSLSNFATVENPDYNAGTISSQDSLTVAFKFIINQNVPYDYVQSFLINYNDGSYSDFQGLNVTVNPTYLTQGGNEIEMTVTSKGNLGFNDYADNQQGNGFKYKNGSNLLFEGALMYGTTATNVNNVARSSDAGVQSKDFSIVQPFTLYIPGAIADQEGLTIFNDNSSLKKLGITTKLHTYSFASTPLEKSIILHYRFTNKGRTSISNLYTGLYFDWDLYGGSTDETNYDSVNNFGYVHPTGGQPETYVGCALISSANYGYYAIRNEGGDGGFGVYDGFTDSEKWEALSSGVFKKQAGPSDISMVVSSGPYSLTVGDSVDVAFAISAGDNLADVQNSINASRTKFSQIITDVENKVVKESLEFRLEQNYPNPFNPVTIINYELGITGKVTLKVYDVLGNEVATLVNEEKSAGKYQVEFNAANLPNGKSAFSSGVYFYKLQSAGFTTTKKFILLK